The genomic window AATGATAAGATTTTCGATTCCCATGTTGGCAGTGGTTCAATCCGTATTGCTTGCCATGATATGGGATTCTCATTTGAAGGTTGTGAGATTGACAAAGATTATTGGGAAGATCAAGAAGAACGTTATCAACAACACGCTATGCAAGCTGATTTATTTACACCAGAATCATTGTTTACTGGAGAAATACAACAGGAGCTATTATGATTCAATATGATGGATATGAGTGGGAAATAGCTTCTATATTATATAGGCATGATGGAATATTCTATTTCTTAAAAAGGAATGAAGGGAAAAAGATAATAATAAGGGAAGTTATAGAATCTAAATTAAGGGGTAATAATGAATAGTGCATTAACAGATGTTTTGAATGGTCTACAGGCTACAAGGGAAGAAGGCGATTATATCAAGGATGGTATTTTGTATTGTGGGAAATGCCACACACCAAAGCAGCTCAAGAAAATCTTTCTAGGAACAGAGAAGATATTTGGTTGTATGTGCGATTGTCAAGCGGAGGAGGTATGCAACCAGGAGGAAGCGGACAGGAA from Synergistaceae bacterium includes these protein-coding regions:
- a CDS encoding site-specific DNA-methyltransferase, whose protein sequence is NDKIFDSHVGSGSIRIACHDMGFSFEGCEIDKDYWEDQEERYQQHAMQADLFTPESLFTGEIQQELL